The genomic DNA GATATTTTATAAGGCAACCGATCAAGTGGCTTGGGAACTACCCATAACGCGAACAGAACAAGACTCTCTACTATCCGTGTCTTCCGTCGCGACTGCCTTCATTAGTGcatttttctgtttttctGGATGGGATACGGTTCATACAGTCACATCAGAAATTAAGAATCCGGTTAAAACATTGAAAGTGTCGGGCCCATTATCACTGGTAATTTGTTTCGTATGTTACACGATGATGAACGTTGCATATTTGAAAGTGTTGACCTATGAGGAAATTGTTAATGCAGGTCCTCTTGTTGGTTCGGTGCTATTTACCAAACTTTTTGGACCACAAATTGGTGGGAAAttcatttccttttccattgCGATCTCGGCAGCTTCCAATATTTTAGTCGTCATCTATAGTGTATCGAGGGTAAACCaggaaattttcaaagaaggtTACTTACCATTCAGTATACATATGTCCAAAAACTGGCCATTCGATGCACCTTTGCCATCCATTTCTCTATGTGGCTTTATAACCATCGCATGGATACTAATTTTGCCCAAAGAGGGCGAATCCTTCAACTATCTCGTATCAATGGATGGTTATGGTAACCAGTTCTTTTTACTACTAGTCGGAGTCGGGCTATTTGTTTGGAGGTCCAAACATAAACATGAAACGCCCCAGATTCGTGCGCCCACTTTTGGTGTCTTGGCGATTATCGCATTATCGTTATACATGCTGGTGGCCCCATTTTTGGCAGACGCCAGCTTGAACAGAGTTGGTTTCTTACCACCTTACCAAATCATGTCATTGCTAGTGATATTTGcatgctttcttttttggttcaTCAAGTTTTTTGTACTACCCAAACTTTACCATTACAAACTTTTGCCCAAAATTACTTATCTGCACGACGGGCTCGTTGTAACAAAATGGGTTAAAAAGCCATATttatattgattttttatttacataCACACTTATAGACTGCTATAGCACATTTAATAATATTCATCATTGCTCTTTAATGAGAACTATCATTATCGACTACTGCGTAGATCTCTCACGTGACTGGTTGGCTAGTTGCTTCAAAAGCTCCAGGTCTCCACTATCCCGACACATACTATAAAATATGCTTTGCTCGTTTTTCAACAGGTTAGAGGGATGGTCGTATTCTTTTACTTCACCTGCATCCATGACAAGTACCTTGTCGTAATCAATAACTGATCTCAGTCGATGCGCAATTGTTAATATTGTGCTCTTATGGAACTCGTTCCTTATAATGCCCTGGATCAAATTGTCAGATTCGTAATCAACGGAGGAAGTAGCTTCATCCAGTAATATGATTTTGGGCTCACGCAACAATGATCTTGCAATGAAAAGCAATTGTCTTTCGCCTTGAGAAATGTTTTGACCTCCCTCAGTAATTTCGGTTTGGAGATTGATAAACTTATTACGAACGGTAATAGAATTCTCCCCCATGTTCTGTGCTGCTTCAATATCACCTGCAGAAATCAAATTGACTTGGGccaaaactttgaaaatcttcttgttaTCGTACTCATCATATGGATCAACATTACTTTTTATAGTACCTGTGAACAAAACAGGATCCTGAGGGATGATAGTAATGGCACGACGTAAAGTAACTAGATCGATTTGACTGATATCACACCCATCTATTTTGATATGCCCAGTTTCTGGTTCCAGTAATCTAAATAATGCCGTGATTATGGTAGATTTACCAGCGCCTGTTCTTCCCACAATCCCAACCTTACTTTGAGGTTCCACTGTAAAACTAACGTTTTTTATTACGGGTGGTAGATTTAATGCATAGCGCAATGATAGGTTTTTAACTTCGATCTGACCATGTTCAGGCCACGAAGACTGCTGGAGCTCCTGTATATGGTCTTTATTATAGTCAAAATAGTTCTCTTGCTCGATACTAGAATACTCTTTTAATCTTTCCACAGAATTCATGTTCATTTCAAACGCAGAATATAATCGAACCAACCATAAAGCTCCATCGGTAAACAAAATGGCGTATGTCAAGGAAATACCAGCAAGACCCGAGtcaatattattaatattaatcaaaatgaaagatcCAGATGCCAAAACAATAAACGCACCGATAATATCGACTCTAAAGGCAAACCATTTGACAGCCACTGATAGGTAAAAGAAGGCTCTATTGTTTTGATCTATTTTATCCAAGTTCTCCAAGATAAATCTCTTCTCATCTCCAAAGGCTCGTATTGTGCAAACACCTACCAAAGTCTCTGAGAAATGTTGGAAAATGGGAgattttgttattgaatCGATTCTTTTTAATTCCCTGCTAGCTGTTAAATACCACATTCCGATGAAGTAATATAAGATGAACACAACAACGGCGACTATTAAGAAGCGGGGGGTGATTATGGTGATGAGGAAAATTATTGACGTACATTGGATTAAGCAAAACATTGTCACTTCTAGGTAAGGGGTTAATTCTTGATCTACGCCTTCGATGTCCTTAGCAAAACGATTCATGATTCGGCCGATCGGTGTTACGTCAAAAAACCTTATTTTGGCATGTAAAACTAAATCTAGCATATCATCAAATATCTTCCGGGAGGCTTGGATAccagcaaaaaaagttgcAAAGGTTTTGGTGCCACCTAGCAGTGCCTGAATAAAACCGATTCCGAAATACATACCCAAGTAGTAAAGCACTGTGTGTTTACTTTTTGGGGGATCAATTCTATCCACAACTGtccttttcaatggcaGTCCATTCATCGAAAAACCGGAAGTTTCTATATGGGGTTTGGAATCGTTCACCCAGTATCGTATCCACCAGGACTGACTAATAAATAGTACTTGAGTAATAACATAAAGAGTGAGCAAGGCGGTTAAAGCTTTCCAACctccaaaatatttcagATACCATTTGTAAACATCTAGACTTATGGCGCcgtttgatttttgttcatcTTTTACTAATTGTCCTTTTTGAATCAGATCCCCTCCAAATTCTGTGTCCTCCGTATCTGCTTTAGTTTTTTGTGAAGTGCTTTCCTGAAGATCACTTGTTTCATTGCCGCTTGTTTCGGCCCTATTGCCCTTATAAGGCATCtgagcaatttcttctttgaatatgccctctttttcaagttgCTTGATAGCGCCTTGATTCTTCACTTTcccattttccaaaataacTGCAAAATGTGCTTTTCTGATGGTTAATGAAACGTTGTGGGTGACCAAAATACATGTCCTCTTTTCCATCATTGGTCCTGTAATACAATTTTCGTAGATCCATACGGCGGTGTGTGAATCTACAGCACTCAAACAATCATCTAACAACAAATGTTTGGCATTCGAATAAACGGCTCTTGCTAAAGAAattctttgcttttgccCTCCTGATAACGTTATACCTTTTTCACCAATTTCCGTTGAGTCACCAGCTGGTAAAATTTCCAAGTCTCGTTTCAGTCCGCAGGCATCAATCACCTTTCTGTACCTAACATCATCATAGGCACCGTTGAAGAttatattgttttttacTGTGCCATTTAGTAACCATGCATTTTGAGAACAGTATGCAAAGGAATTGGTTAGTCCATTATGATCAGGTATCAAATCGTGCCTTGGTTCTAAACCTGGCACGGTGATAGACCCACTGATTAAGTGTAATTCACCCAATAAGCCCATCAATAGTGCACTTTTACCGGAACCTGTTGAacccaaaatcaaattcaGTTTGCCAATTTGAAATGTGATATTTAAATCGCACAATCTAAATATTGTACTTTCTGTGTCATTTTCATTCCATGTTAAAGTAGCGTTTTTAAATTCAATCTTGTTTTCGTCTGGAGATACAGTTAACTGGTTATACTTTTCCGTATCGTCCTCATTTATGAACTTGACTATTCTGTCTAGAGACACTTTTGATTGATTCATAAAACTTAGCATATTTGACAATTGATCCAAGGGCGTCTTTAATAAAGTGAAAAGTGAAAGAGTAGTAAACGCAAGAGGGGCATTTAATTCCTGGTGTTGAACAAATATATAGATGGCAAAAGTAACACCTGTGACTAAGGTTGGTGTCACAAACCAAAGGAATGAACTTAGTGCCCACACCATAGACTTTTGGAGTAAAAATCTTAACTCGTTTTGTCTTATTAGCTTAATGTCCTTTGAGATGTTATTTTCCCATGCAAAATATTTCACGATTCGTATGTTCTGTAAGCACTCGTTTAACTTGGCGATTCTTTTATCGGTACATTGTAGTGCcgatttttgaaacttaCCTATTAACTCAGCTAACCTGAAGTTTAACGGAAACATCATCAAGATAATTGAGATACCTGCAAAGGCAGAAATGCccaaaaacttgaaaagcAATCCTACCACAATTAGGACCATAATTATGGCTTGCACTGTCATAAAGAAGTAGGTTGAAATTTCAGACACTTTGAAAGAGTCGAtggaaatcaaatttattATAGTACCGAGGTTCGCAGAGACGCTAGTTGTATCATCATTGTTTTTGGGAGCTGTAAATAGTTTTCTACGCAGAGCTTTCGAATATATTTCTCCTATAAGAATGGTCCTAATTTTCAAGCAAATCTTATCAGCAATGAATTGCGCTTGTGAATTACAAATTGCTATTGTTAATCTACAGATGAACATAGCAAAGATATAAAGCCACGCCAAATTCATAGATGATACAGATTCGCCTGGGTCATCTACAATTTCcaggaattttttcattagaaTGGTTGGGAAAAGATTAACGATACTATTAACTGCAATCCATACCAATTCAACGATTAAATTACATCTAAAGAACTTGAATAATGATACAGTTAAGCCATTTTTGGTTGACATATCATTCCCTTTCGCgaatcttttcaaaatgaaaacggAATATTCTTCCATTGACAAGCCCCAGATATCCTTTAGTTTGATGGTATATTTCTGAGCGTGCCATATAAAGTCAGTAATCCAACTCCAGGTGATGAGGCTCAAAATAGAAGATGTGTGTTCTTTGGAAGGAAGTATAGAATTATCTCTGGTGTATATCATGAGCTGATTGTCTTTGAATGGTGAGGTAAGCATTATTAGCTGTAAAATCGAAATAATtgtaaattgaaaaacgtAGAAAATGCGTGTAGGTGTATCGTTGATATGGCCAATATACATGGAACGTAATGGAAACCAAGTGGATATCCAAATAACTGTGTAGGCAGCGAAGCAGGTGTTCCAGTGGTTTTCTGTTGGCCTATAGAGTCTTCTGAGAGTTAGAGAAAGTAGTAATAACCACAGCAAAAGTAAAATGGATATATCTCTATTAATTAATTCTGTATTAACGTTTGTTACTCTTAAAACGGAAAGGCCGATTACTTGTAAAAATACCAATACGATCTCGAACAACTTTCTGAAATGGTCCGCAGTGGTGGGATTCTTAAATGTTAGTCCACCGTGGTTCTTAGTGTCGATTTTCTTTACATCTATATCCGTTATATCGAAATGTCTTTGTTTCAATATTTCTCCATTATCCTTCCTATCAACGTAAAGAACCGGGGCATAATGACTTTGCAGGAGTCtctcatcttcttcttctcctaCTTCTTGTTGCTGAGAGCCATACAAATATTCATTAACTAGACCAGGCTCAGGAAGTTTCTTATTGCGAGACGTGATACACCGGTAGATTTCATAAACGGCAATGGATATTATAATTGCCCATGGCAAgtaaaaattcaataacTGAGCTCTTCCAAATCGAGTAAAGTCATCAATGTCCCAAAATGGGTCATTACTTCGGATAATTGCAGAATCCCAAACCATTCTTCGAGGAGATAAATTTCATTGGACGGACAACATGGTTCTAAGAAGAGGTGAGAACGGATGGTCTCGCCTCTACCTTAtataaatagaaaatatgtCTTTTTTACTTGTTTTACCACGAGAAGAGCACTTATTgcttctgaaaaattgcaCCCTTTTCGGAACAACAATAAGCAAATCTTGTCATCACCGTAATGACATTATATTACATAAGAGAATGATGTCATGGAAAGAAAGTGAAATAGgaataatattaaaaataaaacaatggTGTCTTATTTCTACGTATCATATATAGGTATACACgcatatataaatatacatatttcttttgcaGGAaagatgaacaaaaaaatacaaaactCTAGCAAAGACTCAAGTTGAAAATTGGGGATGGAGGATAAAACTTAATCattcttgattttcttcaggTCCAGATTCTTGctcaacttcttcttcttcattttctggtCTGACAACGGCAACGTCAACAGTCAATTCCCTGTCATCGAAAACCTTACCCTTGAACTCTTCAGCCTTAGCTTCGATATCGATGTTGTCACCTTCGAAAGTGACAAAGGCCATACCTCTATTGGCAGAATCGGAAGTGAAGATTCTACCGGTATGTTGATCTCTCATTTTTCTCATTGGTAAAGAGATGGAGTCGGCGTTAGCACCGAAGAATTCggcaacttcttctttggtggCCTTGAATGGAACGTTATTGACGTATAAGGTATCCTTTGATCTTTCCATTTGGTCTAACGGAatcttttcccttttttggCCATTAAAACCACCCCTGGCACCACCTCTACCCCTGAAGTTACCTCTACCTCTGGCACCGCCTCTGAAGGCACCTCTGAAACCGCCTCTGAAACCAGCTCTGCCTCTGAAGGCGCCTCTACCTCCTCTGAAACCACCTCTTTGCATTTGGCCGGGGGTTCTAGCTCTTTTGATATGAATCTCTCTGTCCTTAACCACGTTGGTGTCGTACTTGCTCTTGACATCGTCGAAATCAATCTTGGATGGGAACTTGACGAGAGCGTGTTTACTAGCTGGGATATGGCCGTCGGTGTGCTCCTTCACTGGGATCTCTACGCTGACTTCAACCCCGAATTCCTCCACAAACAATTGCTTGAGGTCGTCTTCGGTACATTCGTGTGCAACGTTACCAATAAAGATTGTGTCTTCAGGATCAATTACTGTCTTGTGGGTTGGGACCTTTGGCTGTTGTTCAGAGTCGTTGATGCTCAAGTTGTTTACGGCATTAGtagcttcttcaatttcagtggacatattttcttcgtttgggggattttcttctttcttttggagGGTACTTCTTCTCTCTATATAGTGATAACTCAGTGACTTTCtttagatttggaaaaggataTATTTGAGTACAATTGCGTATCTTTGAGTACACAACTTACGGCATCCAGGGTGGCtaaattagaaaatttttattctgGTTTCGACTACTTTTGCCCCTTCCCTTTGGCGACGCGTCACCTGGGACGGAAATCCGAAGATAATAAAGGAGGAATTTAAACCAGATCGAAGGTATTTGCAGTGGAAGAGGCCTTCAAGGCGCTACTCTGCAATGCTGCAAGTGCTGTAATTGGCTGCATGATGTGTATTATAGTTTGGTTgatagaaaaagatgatttCGTGCGTCACATTACTCGCAAGAGTCTGTAATACTTTGCATTTTGATGTTACTACCGCACAGATCTCCGATTCACCAATAGCCCGATTGTCGGCATTGTGTACTTGAGATCTCTATGTAGTGCCCAAATTGCCTTGAATTTAACATAAATAAGGTTTCTTATATAGTGTTTGCTAGCGGAACTTACGGTCCACCACATAATGTTGAGGTTGGTTTTCACAATAATGTGTCCAGTCGAATGAACCGTGCCTTGGTGTCTTCATAATTGTAATGGTCGTCTGCTGACAACGTGCCCAATGGCATTACTTTTATTCTCGACTCGGCCAGTAACGGTCTGCTACCACAACTCCAGCCTAAAACATAAATGAAGATGTGTATCGACGCATCAATTGTGCTTAAGCTTCAAGGTTGGCGCGACAGAAAATACAAACAGGATGGATCTTAATCCGCTCCGGACGACTTTCCGTACTGCCAACGATTATTTACAATGGTGACTACTTCTGTAACTTTGTCTCAAAGCCACGGTTTTCGCTCACTTCAATGGAATAATCATATCGCTTTTGGAGAGATTAATAAAATGACCTTTTTGACCTGGATAGCAAAACTGTTGGGTGCGATCAACATAACCTGGGGTTTTCCCAAGCTACTATGGCACgcaaaagaaattgctgTATTCAAAATAAAGTCGATATGATTTTCCTATAATGAGGTACTTCCCATGACCCAAGTATCAAAGCTTCAACAAAGTAACCACCTTAAAAGGTTATTTAAGGTCATTATTATATTAAAACGTTTGAAAATTAATAACTGTATtattaaaaattaaattCTTTATGCAAAGAGTTGCTCATTGTTTGGTTTAAGCGGAACTGGAAGTCTTAGTTTTCTTGTCCATCTTGGCTTGGGCCTTGTTACCAAGGACACCACCACCCCAGTGCTTCTTGACTTCGTCGTATTTGTCAGCGAAGTTAGCGTCGATGGTGGAGACCAACTTGGCCAAAGCAGCTTCGTCTTCGGCTCTGACTTCAGTCAAAGCAGCGACGGCGGAGGTCTTTTGGTTGACCAAAGTACCTAATCTGGCCTTACCCTTTACGATAGCGTATGGAACACCCATCTTCTTACACAAAGCTGGTAAGAAAACAACCAATTCAATTGGGTCGACATCGTTAGCGATCAAAACCAATTtggtcttcttgttttcgaTCAAGGAGACAACGTGGTTCAAACCGTACTTGATGGCGAATGGCTTTGGAGAAGCGTCTTGCTTGGATTTACCTTCAGCAATGGCGGCAGCTTCCTTGGTCAAtctttccttcttttcagcagcAGTTTCTGGTCTGTACTTGTTGAACAACTTGAAGGTTTCAGCAGCAGTGTTTCTGTCCAAAGTGTATTGGAATTGAGCAATGGTTGGAGGAACCTTTAATCTGATGGACaagatcttcttttgtctttgtAATCTGACATATTCTGGCCATTTGACGTATCTAGACAAGTTTCTCTTTGGTTGGACGGCTTGACCGATACCAAAGTTCTTTGGGGTGGAGTGAGTCAATGGGTTTCTAGTCTTGTTAGACTTGGTGGACTTAGCACCGAATGGAGCTGGAGCGACTTTCTTACCTGGAGCCATTTTTGTATGATTGTCTTTGATTGATTTTCTGCGGAAAGTGATATGCAAAATGTATTATGATAAGATTAGTTTCAATGGTGTGTAAATTGTTCCACCTTTATAAGCCAGTTATTATAAttatgcttttttttttcgttgcgtcgtttttggttttcaaaaCGGGGAAAAGattatgaaaaatatttagcGAGCGTTATGTTTGGGTTACACCCTTACATTTTATGTTTGCGGTCATACAAAAGTACATATAAAACATGATTGATAAGAAtatgaatttgaatttacATTAGAACATTAATACCAGGATAGTGATTGGTTTCCGTTATTACTTGATGTTTTCGAGGACCTGGTCGTGTTCTCCCTCGATGTCCTTGAGCCAGCCTTTGGATCTTTCAACGGCGACTTCCCAATACTTCCAGTGCTTTCTCCTTTCCGCATCGTCAGATTGGCTTGCGAATATCCTTAAGTTGGGATGAACATCCGGTGAGATCTGTTCGCTTTTTTCTATCCCATTGTAGAACACCCATTTCTTGACGTCGTGCAAGTCCCTCCATAATGGACGTGATTTTGGATCTTTGAATGCCATGTTGGCCGCGATGGCGGCCCCCAAAGCTGTACATTCCGCTGTTGGAGATCTTCTGACCTTGACACAGGGACCCAGGATGTCCGCTTGAATTTGCATAACTTCATTGGACCTCGACATCCCGCCGTCTACAGCCAGAACCGACAACGGTGTCTTTTCGTACGTGACATCGGaaatttcttccaaaaagtCTCTGTCCTTGGAACCTTCACCAAATGCGTCCGAACTCATTGCTCTTAAGATGGCTCTAGCTTGGAAGCAAACACCTTCCACGGCGGCCCTGGCAATGTGCGAAGCGGTCGTGAATTGGGACATCCCCATGATGGTGGCTCTAGCATCGGGGTCCCAGTAGGGAGCGAATAGACCGCTGAATGCTGGAACAAACACCACACCACCGGAGTCGGGTACTGTGGATGCGATGGGGCCCACATCTTCTGACTTGTCGATCAAACGTAAATTATCACGTAGCCATTGGACCACTGCGCCCGCCACTGCGACGGAGCCTTCCAGTGCGAAATGAGGCTCGCTCAATTCCGGCTTTTGGCCATCATGCTCTTGTAGGTTTGGAAACCAAAATGCCAGGGTGGTCAACGCACCATGCTGAGAGATTAGTTTCTTGGTCCCCGTGTTGTACAGCAAAAAGCAACCAGTACCGTAGGTACACTTGGCTGCACCGGGTTTGTAGGCGAGTTGGCCCACCATGGAGGCACTCTGGTCACCCAGGCAGCCTTGAATAGGCAAGTTGCTGTCGACTAAATCTTGCAGTAAGGTCTTTGGTAAGTCGTGCAGCTTGTCCATGATCCACTCGGGGATAGCGAAGTCTCCGTAGTATTGGGACGAGGACACAATTTCAGGCATGTGAATCAGATTGCGATCGATGCCCCAAAACTTTAACAGCTCGTCGTCGTATTTCAGAGTGGAAAGGTTCATGAACCCTGTTCTGGAGGCATTGGTCACGTCAGACACGAACGCCTTTTGCTTGGTCAGCTGATACAGCAACCATGTGTCCACCGTACCGAACATCAGgtcgttttctttgtaCGCCTTGGCACATAAAGGCTCGTTGTCCAAGAACCAACGTAGCTTGGAGCACGAAAAATACGTGGACAGTAGCGGCAAACCAGTCTTTTGTCTCAGCTGTAGTTGTCTTTCGACGCTGGTGTTCTGCCATTTGTCTCTGACAATCTGGATGGTCCTTGTGTCGTTCCAGACAATACCGTAGTTGACAATGGGCTCGCCTGTGCGACGGGACCACAGAATCGTAGTCTCTCTCATATTGGCCACGCCCATACAGGTTACTTTGTAGGGAGGCAGACCGTTGGCGATACGTTCGGTATTGATGGTCTGCAACGAGATCAAACTCGAGGCAAGGCACTGGACCACGTTCACTAGGATCTTCTGCGGGTGGCACTCGACCCAGCCCGGCTTGGGGAACTTCAGCGTGGGCTCGTTGTGGAAGTCCAGGTCCAGCTCCTCGATCTTGAGGAACTTGGTCTCCTGGATAGCGTAGCCCTCTGCGGAGAAGATGGGCTTGCCCTTGGCCTTGACGTCGCTGGCTTTTGGCGTTTCGCGGGCGGGGGCAGTGGAGGGCCTTCTGAGCCCAGAGACCCCGATTTTGCCCTTGGAGGCAGAAGTCGAGTATTCGATTTGGTGTTTTGAGACGTCCTGGCCCCATCTGTTGAACAGGATGCACCGGGACGAGGTGGTCCCAACGTCCACGCTGGCAATAAGCGGCACGTATTCGCTGTGTAAATCTTCCATTATTCTAGACATGCGGCTTTGTTCTTGCGTCAAGCTAGTGTAAAGGCGCTGGGGTGTTCGGAGTATATAACGCTTAGATGATGCTACAAGATGACAAAGGGAGGAATACATAGAACGCTAGTGCAGTTCTTGTCATGACGCAAACCTATATATAGTTCGAGCGCAGGCATCCCCCCACATTTTATTCCATTTTGCCGGTCTTAAAAATTTggttgtctttttctttttcatttccttttttttgccaatGCAGTCAGCCCCTCACTGCATTACTCCACACCCTTTAATCGATGGATGTACTCCAATGAGAAGAGAAGTATTACGGAAAGGCGTGTGCGGTGTTGGTGTGACTAATTAGTGACTATATTCTACATACGTTGTTTACTTGTGTTGCCACTTACCATgtgaaaaacaaaaacagtATACAGAGGGTGGTTATCGTGGCCAATACGACGGCGTTTTTCTTCCGCCTTGTGTTGATCTTCATGATGAGCTGGTTGACGCCCGGTATTCTTTGTAGAGTCTGCAGCACCCTGTTGTTCGCGGTGTTCAGGACGTTGCTTTGCGAGTGAAACTGCGACCGGGTCTCCCAGGCCTGGGAGATGAGGCGGTCTACGACGTTGTTGGACTGGTCAATCCGCCTTGTTTCGTTCTGGATATACTCGTCAGCGTCGGCGATGGGAGCGGGGGCATCTGTAGTGGAGTTAGCGATGTCGTTCTTCACGCTAAATAGCAGATTGAGCCTGTTGCGCTCCTGCTGGATGGAGGACCTGATGTTGCGGAAGCTCTTCCAGTGGTCCTGCAGGATCTCCTTGTGGCGCTGAAGCTGCGACAGCTTCGAGGCGGAGATCGCCGGGTTGGAGTCGCAGATCTTTGTCAGCGACTCGACCACGTCCTGTCTCTGGCCCAGGATGGCCTCCAGCTGCGTGTCTATTGCCTTCTCTTCCCCAGTCTGTTCTGAGCTGGTGGTCTGCGCGAACGTGGAGTACTTCGAGAGGAGAGACTCCGTCTGGGTCTCCAGCGAGATGGCCTTGCCCCTGATAGTTATGAAAGATGGTTGTGAGCTCATGTGGTGCGTCGGGTTGCGTGCGTGCGGGCTTCTCGATTGGGGGCCATACACGTCCTTATTGTAGTTTATTTTTCCCTGCtgtttttatctttttttttttcgtttttcttcgttttcaacAACGCCTGGAAAGAAACCGTACCAAATAGGCCACTTCATTGCGAGTTAAAGAAGACCAAAAAGACGACAACCGTCTTGGTCAAACAGGCTAGTGCGGGTCTTCCCCACTTCCATGCCTCTTTTGTGGCCGTATTTGCGCGCTTGTGAGTTCACGCAGAGAAGAGGCCCCCGTGCCCGTCGTAGCACAATCTTGATGGCGCTTTCTGCTCCATATCAGCAACCGTCACTGTAGAGCACCTGGATACCTCCGCCCATCTgatctctcttttttttaatgtgcaaaagtgtatatatatatgcaagAGGACGTTAAGATTCTTTCCCCCTTGCGCATTTTAGCCGCCGAAATATTCATTACCCGGTGCTGAGATATGCCGTTTTCCGGTGGCAAAAAAGCTCGCCTTCCAATATAAAGGTAAAAGTTACCATCTACAACCACATTCTTGTCTCTCTGTCCAGCACAAGCACACACCAGACAAGCCTCCACCACGTACAACACCATGTCCATTTCTGCCGATGAAGTGAAGGAGAAACAGCTCGTGGAAAAGGTCGAATTGCGCCTGGCGATTGCTGACTCCCCTCACAAGTTCGAAACCAACCTACACACCTTTTTGCCGCCGTTG from Saccharomyces eubayanus strain FM1318 chromosome VIII, whole genome shotgun sequence includes the following:
- the RPL8A gene encoding 60S ribosomal protein eL8 gives rise to the protein MAPGKKVAPAPFGAKSTKSNKTRNPLTHSTPKNFGIGQAVQPKRNLSRYVKWPEYVRLQRQKKILSIRLKVPPTIAQFQYTLDRNTAAETFKLFNKYRPETAAEKKERLTKEAAAIAEGKSKQDASPKPFAIKYGLNHVVSLIENKKTKLVLIANDVDPIELVVFLPALCKKMGVPYAIVKGKARLGTLVNQKTSAVAALTEVRAEDEAALAKLVSTIDANFADKYDEVKKHWGGGVLGNKAQAKMDKKTKTSSSA
- the GOS1 gene encoding Gos1p, which gives rise to MSSQPSFITIRGKAISLETQTESLLSKYSTFAQTTSSEQTGEEKAIDTQLEAILGQRQDVVESLTKICDSNPAISASKLSQLQRHKEILQDHWKSFRNIRSSIQQERNRLNLLFSVKNDIANSTTDAPAPIADADEYIQNETRRIDQSNNVVDRLISQAWETRSQFHSQSNVLNTANNRVLQTLQRIPGVNQLIMKINTRRKKNAVVLATITTLCILFLFFTW